From a single Scylla paramamosain isolate STU-SP2022 chromosome 28, ASM3559412v1, whole genome shotgun sequence genomic region:
- the LOC135114884 gene encoding phosphatidylinositol polyphosphate 5-phosphatase type IV-like isoform X6: MDSTSHNEGSSKKKGLARRAKNHTLSNSLSNLHVLEGKSDEKDDKLTSSNPLVVPLVTVTPSFPTLSPDTSSSASQRASDSPSDQQASPLRNLSRQGTAVVTLLPNKMNVSELSGQQQQQQQQQQHQQQQQHGDRRARGVQEDALSLDSAGLGHVPCSDPDFIRNTKSGVRGTQSCPMTASRNSICGGEHLDGQVTATMTSKTLKAGKDAPVGGALKKLSPLLSHRAQLVPPQVKRSSSMTRFTEALNQVHNVCLFPAQPASMVQKSEAQSEKSSSKSSASESEEQNRLNRSPSWYAYKIPRSPADSEHSEDHSVPAASLQGCRSASLDELNNIGVSYGLPIISPLDAKKKNYLFGGLNSLLGASELDRYFPNRTINLFIATWNMNGKEPPGNLEAFLLPDEMEHMPDMFVLGTQESGGSRSEWEVRLQATIGPSHVLFTSAIFGVLHLTIFLRRDLVWFCSVPEDATYSLRPGIAYKTKGGMAIGFQFFGTRMLFINSHLTAHEEKQALRIQNFRSISRSLDIPRLLPTKIKHKDVTHRYDCVFWLGDLNFRLAVNRDHVFERLKTDTPDTYQHLLQWDQLSQARKKGEAFAEFEEGTIHFPPTFKYDPGTDHYDTSSKQRVPSYTDRILFKSKRGDVNCISYASCPLFRTSDHKPVLGHFTCKIRPGRDDIPLAAGVFNREVYLEALRRRRRFLYQPALRNCPVQ, from the exons ATGGACTCGACCAGCCACAATgaaggaagcagcaagaagaagGGCTTGGCTAGGAGGGCTAAGAACCACACCTTATCAAACAGCTTGAGTAACCTGCACGTGCTTGAGGGAAAGTCTGATGAAAAGGATG ACAAATTAACATCTTCCAATCCACTTGTAGTTCCTCTAGTCActgtcactccctccttcccaacaCTTTCCCCAGACACCAGCAGCTCTGCCTCTCAGAGAGCATCAGACTCCCCTTCAGATCAGCAGGCATCACCTCTGCGCAACCTCAGCAGACAGGGCACGGCAGTAGTCACCCTCCTGCCCAACAAGATGAATGTATCAGAGCTCAgtggacagcagcagcagcagcaacaacagcaacaacaccagcagcaacagcagcatggGGACCGCAGGGCGAGGGGTGTTCAGGAGGATGCACTCTCCTTGGACTCTGCCGGTCTTGGCCACGTGCCGTGTAGTGACCCAGACTTCATTAGAAACACAAAGTCCGGTGTGAGAGGTACCCAGTCATGTCCAATGACAGCCAGCAGGAACTCCATCTGCGGAGGTGAGCATTTAGATGGGCAAGTCACTGCCACCATGACCTCCAAGACACTCAAGGCTGGGAAGGATGCCCCAGTTGGTGGTGCACTCAAGAAGCTGTCACCTCTCTTGTCCCACCGTGCTCAGCTGGTGCCCCCACAGGTGAAGCGCTCCAGCTCCATGACTCGCTTTACAGAAGCCCTCAACCAGGTGCACAATGTGTGTCTCTTCCCAGCACAGCCCGCCTCCATGGTGCAG AAGAGTGAAGCTCAGTCAGAGAAGAGCAGCTCCAAGTCTTCAGCTTCTGAGTCTGAG GAACAAAACCGTCTCAACCGCTCCCCCTCCTGGTACGCCTACAAGATCCCCAGAAGTCCCGCTGACAGTGAGCACTCCGAG GATCATAGTGTTCCTGCAGCATCACTTCAGGGGTGTCGCTCAGCCTCTTTAGATGAACTCAACAACATTGGTGTCTCTTATGGCCTGCCTATTATTTCACCACTAGATGCCAAGAAAAA GAACTACCTGTTTGGGGGACTAAACAGCCTTCTCGGAGCCTCTGAGCTGGACCGCTACTTTCCCAACCGCACCATAAACCTTTTCATTGCCACCTGGAACATGAATGGCAAG GAACCTCCAGGAAATCTGGAAGCGTTCCTCCTCCCCGATGAGATGGAGCACATGCCAGATATGTTTGTTTTGGGGACACAGGAGTCAGGGGGAAGCCGCTCAGAGTGGGAG GTACGCCTGCAGGCAACCATCGGTCCCTCACATGTTCTCTTTACTTCAGCAATATTTGGGGTCCTGCACCTCACCATTTTTCTACGCAGGGACCTTGTTTGGTTCTGTTCAG TACCTGAGGATGCCACTTACAGCCTTCGTCCTGGCATTGCCTACAAGACCAAGGGTGGAATGGCTATAGGCTTCCAGTTTTTTG GAACAAGAATGCTCTTCATCAACTCTCATCTCACGGCTCATGAGGAGAAGCAGGCTCTAAGGATCCAAAACTTCCGCAGCATCTCTCGGTCTCTTGACATCCCTCGCCTCCTGCCCACCAAGATCAAGCACAAAG ATGTGACCCATCGCTATGACTGTGTCTTCTGGTTGGGTGACCTCAACTTCCGACTGGCTGTGAATCGTGACCATGTATTTGAGCGTCTGAAGACTGACACCCCTGACACTTATCAGCACCTCCTTCAGTGGGATCAACTCTCACAGGCCAGGAAGAAGG GTGAAGCTTTTGCTGAGTTTGAGGAAGGCACCATTCACTTTCCTCCAACATTTAAGTATGACCCAGGCACCGACCACTATGACACGTCCTCAAAGCAGCGCGTCCCATCCTACACCGACAGGATCCTCTTCAAA AGTAAGCGAGGGGATGTCAACTGCATCAGTTACGCTTCATGCCCCTTGTTTAGGACATCAGATCATAAACCTGTGCTGGGGCACTTTACCTGCAAGATCAGACCAGGGAGAGATGA CATTCCCCTGGCTGCCGGTGTCTTCAATCGTGAGGTTTACCTGGAGGCTCTGCGTCGACGGCGCAGGTTCCTGTACCAGCCGGCGCTGCGTAACTGTCCCGTACAGTAG
- the LOC135114884 gene encoding phosphatidylinositol polyphosphate 5-phosphatase type IV-like isoform X3 has translation MDSTSHNEGSSKKKGLARRAKNHTLSNSLSNLHVLEGKSDEKDDTSSSASQRASDSPSDQQASPLRNLSRQGTAVVTLLPNKMNVSELSGQQQQQQQQQQHQQQQQHGDRRARGVQEDALSLDSAGLGHVPCSDPDFIRNTKSGVRGTQSCPMTASRNSICGGEHLDGQVTATMTSKTLKAGKDAPVGGALKKLSPLLSHRAQLVPPQVKRSSSMTRFTEALNQVHNVCLFPAQPASMVQKSEAQSEKSSSKSSASESEVNGSVPLTPLTASTSRTDQMHTQSPKLVRRTAFRETVKKHRKDSHESPVTCASPNPSGSVVFTLDPAEFDHSPSVSSPSCVSSDPPDSNCLENGFGAALPTTHTKQPSTSSKASGASSEMSDSSSRNVRSREKSHATEGKKARKKIGQRSVYILEADCGSPTLKHASSAPYSLMNDDDGVFEIEASYHHPALEQNRLNRSPSWYAYKIPRSPADSEHSEDHSVPAASLQGCRSASLDELNNIGVSYGLPIISPLDAKKKNYLFGGLNSLLGASELDRYFPNRTINLFIATWNMNGKEPPGNLEAFLLPDEMEHMPDMFVLGTQESGGSRSEWEVRLQATIGPSHVLFTSAIFGVLHLTIFLRRDLVWFCSVPEDATYSLRPGIAYKTKGGMAIGFQFFGTRMLFINSHLTAHEEKQALRIQNFRSISRSLDIPRLLPTKIKHKDVTHRYDCVFWLGDLNFRLAVNRDHVFERLKTDTPDTYQHLLQWDQLSQARKKGEAFAEFEEGTIHFPPTFKYDPGTDHYDTSSKQRVPSYTDRILFKSKRGDVNCISYASCPLFRTSDHKPVLGHFTCKIRPGRDDIPLAAGVFNREVYLEALRRRRRFLYQPALRNCPVQ, from the exons ATGGACTCGACCAGCCACAATgaaggaagcagcaagaagaagGGCTTGGCTAGGAGGGCTAAGAACCACACCTTATCAAACAGCTTGAGTAACCTGCACGTGCTTGAGGGAAAGTCTGATGAAAAGGATG ACACCAGCAGCTCTGCCTCTCAGAGAGCATCAGACTCCCCTTCAGATCAGCAGGCATCACCTCTGCGCAACCTCAGCAGACAGGGCACGGCAGTAGTCACCCTCCTGCCCAACAAGATGAATGTATCAGAGCTCAgtggacagcagcagcagcagcaacaacagcaacaacaccagcagcaacagcagcatggGGACCGCAGGGCGAGGGGTGTTCAGGAGGATGCACTCTCCTTGGACTCTGCCGGTCTTGGCCACGTGCCGTGTAGTGACCCAGACTTCATTAGAAACACAAAGTCCGGTGTGAGAGGTACCCAGTCATGTCCAATGACAGCCAGCAGGAACTCCATCTGCGGAGGTGAGCATTTAGATGGGCAAGTCACTGCCACCATGACCTCCAAGACACTCAAGGCTGGGAAGGATGCCCCAGTTGGTGGTGCACTCAAGAAGCTGTCACCTCTCTTGTCCCACCGTGCTCAGCTGGTGCCCCCACAGGTGAAGCGCTCCAGCTCCATGACTCGCTTTACAGAAGCCCTCAACCAGGTGCACAATGTGTGTCTCTTCCCAGCACAGCCCGCCTCCATGGTGCAG AAGAGTGAAGCTCAGTCAGAGAAGAGCAGCTCCAAGTCTTCAGCTTCTGAGTCTGAGGTAAATGGGAGtgttcccctcacccccctcactGCCTCCACCTCTAGGACTGACCAGATGCACACTCAGTCTCCCAAGCTTGTGAGAAGAACTGCCTTTAGGGAGACTGTcaagaaacacagaaaagactCCCACGAATCCCCTGTCACTTGTGCATCCCCAAACCCTAGTGGCTCCGTTGTCTTCACCCTTGATCCTGCTGAGTTTGACCATTCACCAAGTGTGTCTAGTCCAAGCTGTGTTTCCTCTGACCCACCAGATTCCAACTGTTTGGAGAATGGGTTTGGTGCTGCTCTCCCTACCACCCATACTAAGCAACCTAGCACTAGTAGCAAGGCTTCAGGTGCCAGTAGTGAAATGTCAGACAGTAGCTCCAGAAATGTTAGAAGTAGAGAGAAGTCACATGCAACGGAAGGGAAAAAAGCCAGAAAGAAGATTGGCCAAAGAAGTGTATATATCCTTGAGGCGGACTGCGGTTCCCCTACCTTAAAGCATGCCAGTTCAGCGCCATACAGCctgatgaatgatgatgatggtgtgtttGAGATTGAGGCATCGTATCACCACCCAGCATTG GAACAAAACCGTCTCAACCGCTCCCCCTCCTGGTACGCCTACAAGATCCCCAGAAGTCCCGCTGACAGTGAGCACTCCGAG GATCATAGTGTTCCTGCAGCATCACTTCAGGGGTGTCGCTCAGCCTCTTTAGATGAACTCAACAACATTGGTGTCTCTTATGGCCTGCCTATTATTTCACCACTAGATGCCAAGAAAAA GAACTACCTGTTTGGGGGACTAAACAGCCTTCTCGGAGCCTCTGAGCTGGACCGCTACTTTCCCAACCGCACCATAAACCTTTTCATTGCCACCTGGAACATGAATGGCAAG GAACCTCCAGGAAATCTGGAAGCGTTCCTCCTCCCCGATGAGATGGAGCACATGCCAGATATGTTTGTTTTGGGGACACAGGAGTCAGGGGGAAGCCGCTCAGAGTGGGAG GTACGCCTGCAGGCAACCATCGGTCCCTCACATGTTCTCTTTACTTCAGCAATATTTGGGGTCCTGCACCTCACCATTTTTCTACGCAGGGACCTTGTTTGGTTCTGTTCAG TACCTGAGGATGCCACTTACAGCCTTCGTCCTGGCATTGCCTACAAGACCAAGGGTGGAATGGCTATAGGCTTCCAGTTTTTTG GAACAAGAATGCTCTTCATCAACTCTCATCTCACGGCTCATGAGGAGAAGCAGGCTCTAAGGATCCAAAACTTCCGCAGCATCTCTCGGTCTCTTGACATCCCTCGCCTCCTGCCCACCAAGATCAAGCACAAAG ATGTGACCCATCGCTATGACTGTGTCTTCTGGTTGGGTGACCTCAACTTCCGACTGGCTGTGAATCGTGACCATGTATTTGAGCGTCTGAAGACTGACACCCCTGACACTTATCAGCACCTCCTTCAGTGGGATCAACTCTCACAGGCCAGGAAGAAGG GTGAAGCTTTTGCTGAGTTTGAGGAAGGCACCATTCACTTTCCTCCAACATTTAAGTATGACCCAGGCACCGACCACTATGACACGTCCTCAAAGCAGCGCGTCCCATCCTACACCGACAGGATCCTCTTCAAA AGTAAGCGAGGGGATGTCAACTGCATCAGTTACGCTTCATGCCCCTTGTTTAGGACATCAGATCATAAACCTGTGCTGGGGCACTTTACCTGCAAGATCAGACCAGGGAGAGATGA CATTCCCCTGGCTGCCGGTGTCTTCAATCGTGAGGTTTACCTGGAGGCTCTGCGTCGACGGCGCAGGTTCCTGTACCAGCCGGCGCTGCGTAACTGTCCCGTACAGTAG
- the LOC135114884 gene encoding phosphatidylinositol polyphosphate 5-phosphatase type IV-like isoform X4: MDKLTSSNPLVVPLVTVTPSFPTLSPDTSSSASQRASDSPSDQQASPLRNLSRQGTAVVTLLPNKMNVSELSGQQQQQQQQQQHQQQQQHGDRRARGVQEDALSLDSAGLGHVPCSDPDFIRNTKSGVRGTQSCPMTASRNSICGGEHLDGQVTATMTSKTLKAGKDAPVGGALKKLSPLLSHRAQLVPPQVKRSSSMTRFTEALNQVHNVCLFPAQPASMVQKSEAQSEKSSSKSSASESEVNGSVPLTPLTASTSRTDQMHTQSPKLVRRTAFRETVKKHRKDSHESPVTCASPNPSGSVVFTLDPAEFDHSPSVSSPSCVSSDPPDSNCLENGFGAALPTTHTKQPSTSSKASGASSEMSDSSSRNVRSREKSHATEGKKARKKIGQRSVYILEADCGSPTLKHASSAPYSLMNDDDGVFEIEASYHHPALEQNRLNRSPSWYAYKIPRSPADSEHSEDHSVPAASLQGCRSASLDELNNIGVSYGLPIISPLDAKKKNYLFGGLNSLLGASELDRYFPNRTINLFIATWNMNGKEPPGNLEAFLLPDEMEHMPDMFVLGTQESGGSRSEWEVRLQATIGPSHVLFTSAIFGVLHLTIFLRRDLVWFCSVPEDATYSLRPGIAYKTKGGMAIGFQFFGTRMLFINSHLTAHEEKQALRIQNFRSISRSLDIPRLLPTKIKHKDVTHRYDCVFWLGDLNFRLAVNRDHVFERLKTDTPDTYQHLLQWDQLSQARKKGEAFAEFEEGTIHFPPTFKYDPGTDHYDTSSKQRVPSYTDRILFKSKRGDVNCISYASCPLFRTSDHKPVLGHFTCKIRPGRDDIPLAAGVFNREVYLEALRRRRRFLYQPALRNCPVQ, translated from the exons ATGG ACAAATTAACATCTTCCAATCCACTTGTAGTTCCTCTAGTCActgtcactccctccttcccaacaCTTTCCCCAGACACCAGCAGCTCTGCCTCTCAGAGAGCATCAGACTCCCCTTCAGATCAGCAGGCATCACCTCTGCGCAACCTCAGCAGACAGGGCACGGCAGTAGTCACCCTCCTGCCCAACAAGATGAATGTATCAGAGCTCAgtggacagcagcagcagcagcaacaacagcaacaacaccagcagcaacagcagcatggGGACCGCAGGGCGAGGGGTGTTCAGGAGGATGCACTCTCCTTGGACTCTGCCGGTCTTGGCCACGTGCCGTGTAGTGACCCAGACTTCATTAGAAACACAAAGTCCGGTGTGAGAGGTACCCAGTCATGTCCAATGACAGCCAGCAGGAACTCCATCTGCGGAGGTGAGCATTTAGATGGGCAAGTCACTGCCACCATGACCTCCAAGACACTCAAGGCTGGGAAGGATGCCCCAGTTGGTGGTGCACTCAAGAAGCTGTCACCTCTCTTGTCCCACCGTGCTCAGCTGGTGCCCCCACAGGTGAAGCGCTCCAGCTCCATGACTCGCTTTACAGAAGCCCTCAACCAGGTGCACAATGTGTGTCTCTTCCCAGCACAGCCCGCCTCCATGGTGCAG AAGAGTGAAGCTCAGTCAGAGAAGAGCAGCTCCAAGTCTTCAGCTTCTGAGTCTGAGGTAAATGGGAGtgttcccctcacccccctcactGCCTCCACCTCTAGGACTGACCAGATGCACACTCAGTCTCCCAAGCTTGTGAGAAGAACTGCCTTTAGGGAGACTGTcaagaaacacagaaaagactCCCACGAATCCCCTGTCACTTGTGCATCCCCAAACCCTAGTGGCTCCGTTGTCTTCACCCTTGATCCTGCTGAGTTTGACCATTCACCAAGTGTGTCTAGTCCAAGCTGTGTTTCCTCTGACCCACCAGATTCCAACTGTTTGGAGAATGGGTTTGGTGCTGCTCTCCCTACCACCCATACTAAGCAACCTAGCACTAGTAGCAAGGCTTCAGGTGCCAGTAGTGAAATGTCAGACAGTAGCTCCAGAAATGTTAGAAGTAGAGAGAAGTCACATGCAACGGAAGGGAAAAAAGCCAGAAAGAAGATTGGCCAAAGAAGTGTATATATCCTTGAGGCGGACTGCGGTTCCCCTACCTTAAAGCATGCCAGTTCAGCGCCATACAGCctgatgaatgatgatgatggtgtgtttGAGATTGAGGCATCGTATCACCACCCAGCATTG GAACAAAACCGTCTCAACCGCTCCCCCTCCTGGTACGCCTACAAGATCCCCAGAAGTCCCGCTGACAGTGAGCACTCCGAG GATCATAGTGTTCCTGCAGCATCACTTCAGGGGTGTCGCTCAGCCTCTTTAGATGAACTCAACAACATTGGTGTCTCTTATGGCCTGCCTATTATTTCACCACTAGATGCCAAGAAAAA GAACTACCTGTTTGGGGGACTAAACAGCCTTCTCGGAGCCTCTGAGCTGGACCGCTACTTTCCCAACCGCACCATAAACCTTTTCATTGCCACCTGGAACATGAATGGCAAG GAACCTCCAGGAAATCTGGAAGCGTTCCTCCTCCCCGATGAGATGGAGCACATGCCAGATATGTTTGTTTTGGGGACACAGGAGTCAGGGGGAAGCCGCTCAGAGTGGGAG GTACGCCTGCAGGCAACCATCGGTCCCTCACATGTTCTCTTTACTTCAGCAATATTTGGGGTCCTGCACCTCACCATTTTTCTACGCAGGGACCTTGTTTGGTTCTGTTCAG TACCTGAGGATGCCACTTACAGCCTTCGTCCTGGCATTGCCTACAAGACCAAGGGTGGAATGGCTATAGGCTTCCAGTTTTTTG GAACAAGAATGCTCTTCATCAACTCTCATCTCACGGCTCATGAGGAGAAGCAGGCTCTAAGGATCCAAAACTTCCGCAGCATCTCTCGGTCTCTTGACATCCCTCGCCTCCTGCCCACCAAGATCAAGCACAAAG ATGTGACCCATCGCTATGACTGTGTCTTCTGGTTGGGTGACCTCAACTTCCGACTGGCTGTGAATCGTGACCATGTATTTGAGCGTCTGAAGACTGACACCCCTGACACTTATCAGCACCTCCTTCAGTGGGATCAACTCTCACAGGCCAGGAAGAAGG GTGAAGCTTTTGCTGAGTTTGAGGAAGGCACCATTCACTTTCCTCCAACATTTAAGTATGACCCAGGCACCGACCACTATGACACGTCCTCAAAGCAGCGCGTCCCATCCTACACCGACAGGATCCTCTTCAAA AGTAAGCGAGGGGATGTCAACTGCATCAGTTACGCTTCATGCCCCTTGTTTAGGACATCAGATCATAAACCTGTGCTGGGGCACTTTACCTGCAAGATCAGACCAGGGAGAGATGA CATTCCCCTGGCTGCCGGTGTCTTCAATCGTGAGGTTTACCTGGAGGCTCTGCGTCGACGGCGCAGGTTCCTGTACCAGCCGGCGCTGCGTAACTGTCCCGTACAGTAG
- the LOC135114884 gene encoding phosphatidylinositol polyphosphate 5-phosphatase type IV-like isoform X5: protein MDTSSSASQRASDSPSDQQASPLRNLSRQGTAVVTLLPNKMNVSELSGQQQQQQQQQQHQQQQQHGDRRARGVQEDALSLDSAGLGHVPCSDPDFIRNTKSGVRGTQSCPMTASRNSICGGEHLDGQVTATMTSKTLKAGKDAPVGGALKKLSPLLSHRAQLVPPQVKRSSSMTRFTEALNQVHNVCLFPAQPASMVQKSEAQSEKSSSKSSASESEVNGSVPLTPLTASTSRTDQMHTQSPKLVRRTAFRETVKKHRKDSHESPVTCASPNPSGSVVFTLDPAEFDHSPSVSSPSCVSSDPPDSNCLENGFGAALPTTHTKQPSTSSKASGASSEMSDSSSRNVRSREKSHATEGKKARKKIGQRSVYILEADCGSPTLKHASSAPYSLMNDDDGVFEIEASYHHPALEQNRLNRSPSWYAYKIPRSPADSEHSEDHSVPAASLQGCRSASLDELNNIGVSYGLPIISPLDAKKKNYLFGGLNSLLGASELDRYFPNRTINLFIATWNMNGKEPPGNLEAFLLPDEMEHMPDMFVLGTQESGGSRSEWEVRLQATIGPSHVLFTSAIFGVLHLTIFLRRDLVWFCSVPEDATYSLRPGIAYKTKGGMAIGFQFFGTRMLFINSHLTAHEEKQALRIQNFRSISRSLDIPRLLPTKIKHKDVTHRYDCVFWLGDLNFRLAVNRDHVFERLKTDTPDTYQHLLQWDQLSQARKKGEAFAEFEEGTIHFPPTFKYDPGTDHYDTSSKQRVPSYTDRILFKSKRGDVNCISYASCPLFRTSDHKPVLGHFTCKIRPGRDDIPLAAGVFNREVYLEALRRRRRFLYQPALRNCPVQ from the exons ATGG ACACCAGCAGCTCTGCCTCTCAGAGAGCATCAGACTCCCCTTCAGATCAGCAGGCATCACCTCTGCGCAACCTCAGCAGACAGGGCACGGCAGTAGTCACCCTCCTGCCCAACAAGATGAATGTATCAGAGCTCAgtggacagcagcagcagcagcaacaacagcaacaacaccagcagcaacagcagcatggGGACCGCAGGGCGAGGGGTGTTCAGGAGGATGCACTCTCCTTGGACTCTGCCGGTCTTGGCCACGTGCCGTGTAGTGACCCAGACTTCATTAGAAACACAAAGTCCGGTGTGAGAGGTACCCAGTCATGTCCAATGACAGCCAGCAGGAACTCCATCTGCGGAGGTGAGCATTTAGATGGGCAAGTCACTGCCACCATGACCTCCAAGACACTCAAGGCTGGGAAGGATGCCCCAGTTGGTGGTGCACTCAAGAAGCTGTCACCTCTCTTGTCCCACCGTGCTCAGCTGGTGCCCCCACAGGTGAAGCGCTCCAGCTCCATGACTCGCTTTACAGAAGCCCTCAACCAGGTGCACAATGTGTGTCTCTTCCCAGCACAGCCCGCCTCCATGGTGCAG AAGAGTGAAGCTCAGTCAGAGAAGAGCAGCTCCAAGTCTTCAGCTTCTGAGTCTGAGGTAAATGGGAGtgttcccctcacccccctcactGCCTCCACCTCTAGGACTGACCAGATGCACACTCAGTCTCCCAAGCTTGTGAGAAGAACTGCCTTTAGGGAGACTGTcaagaaacacagaaaagactCCCACGAATCCCCTGTCACTTGTGCATCCCCAAACCCTAGTGGCTCCGTTGTCTTCACCCTTGATCCTGCTGAGTTTGACCATTCACCAAGTGTGTCTAGTCCAAGCTGTGTTTCCTCTGACCCACCAGATTCCAACTGTTTGGAGAATGGGTTTGGTGCTGCTCTCCCTACCACCCATACTAAGCAACCTAGCACTAGTAGCAAGGCTTCAGGTGCCAGTAGTGAAATGTCAGACAGTAGCTCCAGAAATGTTAGAAGTAGAGAGAAGTCACATGCAACGGAAGGGAAAAAAGCCAGAAAGAAGATTGGCCAAAGAAGTGTATATATCCTTGAGGCGGACTGCGGTTCCCCTACCTTAAAGCATGCCAGTTCAGCGCCATACAGCctgatgaatgatgatgatggtgtgtttGAGATTGAGGCATCGTATCACCACCCAGCATTG GAACAAAACCGTCTCAACCGCTCCCCCTCCTGGTACGCCTACAAGATCCCCAGAAGTCCCGCTGACAGTGAGCACTCCGAG GATCATAGTGTTCCTGCAGCATCACTTCAGGGGTGTCGCTCAGCCTCTTTAGATGAACTCAACAACATTGGTGTCTCTTATGGCCTGCCTATTATTTCACCACTAGATGCCAAGAAAAA GAACTACCTGTTTGGGGGACTAAACAGCCTTCTCGGAGCCTCTGAGCTGGACCGCTACTTTCCCAACCGCACCATAAACCTTTTCATTGCCACCTGGAACATGAATGGCAAG GAACCTCCAGGAAATCTGGAAGCGTTCCTCCTCCCCGATGAGATGGAGCACATGCCAGATATGTTTGTTTTGGGGACACAGGAGTCAGGGGGAAGCCGCTCAGAGTGGGAG GTACGCCTGCAGGCAACCATCGGTCCCTCACATGTTCTCTTTACTTCAGCAATATTTGGGGTCCTGCACCTCACCATTTTTCTACGCAGGGACCTTGTTTGGTTCTGTTCAG TACCTGAGGATGCCACTTACAGCCTTCGTCCTGGCATTGCCTACAAGACCAAGGGTGGAATGGCTATAGGCTTCCAGTTTTTTG GAACAAGAATGCTCTTCATCAACTCTCATCTCACGGCTCATGAGGAGAAGCAGGCTCTAAGGATCCAAAACTTCCGCAGCATCTCTCGGTCTCTTGACATCCCTCGCCTCCTGCCCACCAAGATCAAGCACAAAG ATGTGACCCATCGCTATGACTGTGTCTTCTGGTTGGGTGACCTCAACTTCCGACTGGCTGTGAATCGTGACCATGTATTTGAGCGTCTGAAGACTGACACCCCTGACACTTATCAGCACCTCCTTCAGTGGGATCAACTCTCACAGGCCAGGAAGAAGG GTGAAGCTTTTGCTGAGTTTGAGGAAGGCACCATTCACTTTCCTCCAACATTTAAGTATGACCCAGGCACCGACCACTATGACACGTCCTCAAAGCAGCGCGTCCCATCCTACACCGACAGGATCCTCTTCAAA AGTAAGCGAGGGGATGTCAACTGCATCAGTTACGCTTCATGCCCCTTGTTTAGGACATCAGATCATAAACCTGTGCTGGGGCACTTTACCTGCAAGATCAGACCAGGGAGAGATGA CATTCCCCTGGCTGCCGGTGTCTTCAATCGTGAGGTTTACCTGGAGGCTCTGCGTCGACGGCGCAGGTTCCTGTACCAGCCGGCGCTGCGTAACTGTCCCGTACAGTAG